TTTTAAATGGAGTTTGTAAAGTTCTTTAAATAAAGCCACAGAAATAAAAGTCAAACACAAAATGCTGGCTTAAATAAATAGGGTAGAGCTATTTTTTGCCTTTACCATGTCctgctgatttgttttttgctgCTTTGTAATACTGCTCTATGCGACTTCCTTCCATTTGTGAAGATGATTTTATAACCTATGCCAAGAGTGTTATAACAGGCATCAGGGTCAGCCACTATAGTCCGCCAACCAGGAAGCAGCACCACTCTGCTGTGTTGCTGCATGCTTTCCTCAGCTGGAATGTCAGAGTTCGACACTCAGACTGAGGGGGAATGAGAACCAGATGCTTTGATTTGATAAAAGCAGAACTTCCAGTGCTATCCAGCAGCGCTAATTATCTGGGGACACAATTGAAATCTCCCCCTGTGCTCTGAGGGGTGTCATTACCAGGTGCACAACGTGaaagttttagttttagtatCATGATCAGAGCCATGCTTAAGACACGTCACAACAAGTGGCATGCACTTGTTTTGCAGGTTGAAGCAGGGTTGTCTTGATTTATCTGAGGTGTTTTTCATATCTGATCTTTGGATATTTTTCATGTCCTTTGAGGTGGGTGCTCGGCCAGAGTGGTGACGGTGTCTCCTGGTCCATTAATCAGGGTGGAGGGTCAGCCAGTCTCCAtcagatgtgatgtcattgAATATGGAGGACCTCGTGAGCAGGTACACAGATCTCAGATCCCAAAATAATGTGAACTCATCAGTAATTCTACATGTGACTCTTTAAAGGACCAAATTTGTGTCAAAGTGCGTcactgtccctctctgtcctgcaggATTTTGAGTGGATGATGTCCAGGGAGCCCACTGGACAAAAGATAAAGATAATCTCCACTTTTGATGCCGGTTACTCCCACCCGTCGCTCAGCAAGCGTGTGGCGTCTGGTGACATTTCTGTGGTGCATCTCCAGGACAATGAGGCGGAGCTGAAGATCGCAGAGGTGAAGCCGATGGATGCTGGTTTCTACTGGTGTCAAACGCCGAGCACCGACTCCGTCATCAGTGGCAACTATGAGGCTCAGGTCCAGCTCATAGGTGTGTGAAATCACATTTATATCATGTTGCATAAATCGCTGTCTCAGATGAAGCAGGGGCAGGATGAGATTAATGTCAGGGTATTTCTGATATCGTCTCTCCATATGTCTGTCAGTCATCTCCAATACTCTCAGTGTCGCCCCCTGGACCCCACCTCCTGTTGTGTCAGCAGGAGGGGACCTCACCTTAACCTGCAATGTCACCCGTAAACTCACCCAAGCCACCTACCTGTCCATGACCTGGTCCGTGAAGAAGGGAGGAACATCCGAGAAGCTTTTAACCTTCGGTCCTGATGTAAATTTGGTGGCTGCACCACAGCTCACCAAACGCTTCATGGATGGAGGAATCCGAATGGTCCCTGGGAAAGATGGAGCGTTGGATTTGGTGATTTCCAAAGTGGCAAAGTCTGATGAGGGCGTTTATGAGTGCAGTGGAGCAGAGTGGGCATATGAAGCGAGTGAATGGGTGAAAATTGTGGAGAGTACAAAGGAAATGGGGCCTGTTGCTGTTGCTTCTGTTGGTAAGAACCGCTGTCTGGGTAAATACAGGAAGTACAGGTGAaactaaaataatattttaagcAGAATAAAAACCCACATCCCCCAAACAGCTGCTGAAAGTGTCAAGAGCTGTAAATGGCTAAAGGCACTGCAGcacttttttaatgtgtgtattttagactGTCTCTTGAAGCACGTTCTATGAGCCATGTAAACACAAAGTACACCTTTATTATCTGTTGAATGTGTACATACATGAACATACAGTGCTGCGTGAACGTTTGTAAAATTTTCTAtctttctgcataaatatgacgcTATGCTTCAGCCAATTTTCAACTAAACGTTCCCATGTTTGTTATCAAAAAATGAGAGGCAGGATATAAGCAGGTTGCAAGAGACACAGGGAGGAGTCATGTGATGTACATGAAGTAATGATTTACCATATTTACACAGTATTTAAGTCACTGTTTAAATCTATTTTGTAACATGACTTTCgatctttgtctttctttctcctccaaagaTGCTCAGGAGGAGCTAATAAGCCAATAACACCTTAGCATCTGGCAGCATAAAGTTATTGTGACTATAAAGGAACCTGGCatagtttttaaaaatattaaaaaatgttcaatATTTTGTAACATGGGTCTTCTAAATGTGTCACC
This region of Parambassis ranga chromosome 2, fParRan2.1, whole genome shotgun sequence genomic DNA includes:
- the LOC114445666 gene encoding immunoglobulin superfamily member 8-like, with amino-acid sequence MDNFLSAICLLLMCGGCSARVVTVSPGPLIRVEGQPVSIRCDVIEYGGPREQDFEWMMSREPTGQKIKIISTFDAGYSHPSLSKRVASGDISVVHLQDNEAELKIAEVKPMDAGFYWCQTPSTDSVISGNYEAQVQLIVISNTLSVAPWTPPPVVSAGGDLTLTCNVTRKLTQATYLSMTWSVKKGGTSEKLLTFGPDVNLVAAPQLTKRFMDGGIRMVPGKDGALDLVISKVAKSDEGVYECSGAEWAYEASEWVKIVESTKEMGPVAVASVEPQDKCTYVAVGANFTVPLNHPLTIGNRLRWNNNGRVIYDRLPDQRLRAGKAEDILDDGSLNLRNLLETMSGLYTPEIYLQDEKLVPDLKSLNLCVIAGVKKPNVTMDCQNNNTTVKFTCMTEDSCSSCHYEWLQNENLLNEVKGKSLRKVARDVETDLFTCRVSNPVSTLKSEPVTQNCYNGQSYVWIQVVRGGLCLLLIVSFIIIFLCYRARIKTQRTSETRNTDGRTDCSEL